In one Pseudomonas fitomaticsae genomic region, the following are encoded:
- the acs gene encoding acetate--CoA ligase, which yields MFDISTFPKADAVRRAAQLSQDDYQRLYRESIEHPSTFWAEQATRFLDWSTPWQTVQRYDLKTGEAAWFAGGKLNVSYNCIDRHLETRGDQTAILWEGDDPAESTQITYSKLHHHVCRLANVLKSRGVKKGDRVCIYMPMIPEAAYAMLACARIGAIHSVVFGGFSPDSLRDRILDADCRTVITADEGVRGGKFVPLKQNVDKALQSCPNVSTVVVVERTQNKVDWVEGRDLWYHQAVRDVSDDCPPEPMDAEDPLFILYTSGSTGKPKGVLHSTGGYLLQAAMTFKYVLDYRDGEVFWCTADVGWVTGHSYIVYGPLANGATTLIFEGVPSYPSTSRFWQVIDKHKVNIFYTAPTALRALMREGAGPLQETSRESLRLLGSVGEPINPEAWEWYFNVVGEQRCPIVDTWWQTETGGIMLSPLVSAQRIKPGCATQPMFGVQPVLLDEHGKEIKGAGSGVLAIKSSWPAQIRSVYGDPQRMVDTYFKPYPGYYFTGDGARRDEDGDYWITGRIDDVINVSGHRIGTAEVESALVLHDSIAEAAVVGYPHDVKGQGIYAFVTPMNGTEPNDELKKELLAHVSKEIGSFAKPDLIQWAPALPKTRSGKIMRRILRKIACNELDSLGDTSTLADPSVVQGLIDKRLNQ from the coding sequence ATGTTCGATATCAGCACGTTCCCCAAAGCCGATGCCGTCCGCCGGGCTGCACAGTTGAGTCAGGACGACTACCAGCGCCTGTACCGCGAATCCATTGAACACCCCAGCACCTTCTGGGCCGAACAGGCCACCCGCTTCCTCGACTGGAGCACACCGTGGCAGACCGTCCAGCGCTATGACCTGAAGACCGGCGAAGCCGCCTGGTTTGCCGGTGGCAAGTTGAACGTCAGCTACAACTGCATCGACCGCCACCTGGAAACGCGCGGCGATCAGACCGCCATCCTCTGGGAAGGCGACGACCCTGCCGAATCGACACAAATCACCTACAGCAAACTCCATCACCACGTCTGCCGCCTGGCCAACGTGCTGAAAAGCCGTGGCGTGAAGAAAGGCGATCGGGTGTGCATCTACATGCCGATGATCCCCGAAGCCGCCTACGCCATGCTCGCCTGCGCACGGATCGGCGCGATTCATTCGGTGGTGTTTGGCGGTTTCTCCCCGGACTCCCTGCGCGACCGCATTCTCGACGCCGACTGCCGCACCGTGATCACCGCCGACGAAGGCGTGCGCGGTGGCAAGTTCGTGCCGCTGAAACAGAACGTCGACAAGGCCCTGCAGAGTTGCCCGAATGTCAGCACCGTCGTAGTGGTCGAGCGCACCCAGAACAAAGTCGACTGGGTTGAAGGCCGCGACCTCTGGTATCACCAGGCTGTGCGCGACGTCAGCGACGATTGCCCGCCGGAACCGATGGACGCCGAGGATCCGCTGTTCATCCTCTACACCTCCGGCAGCACCGGCAAACCCAAAGGCGTGCTGCACAGCACCGGTGGCTACCTGCTGCAAGCGGCGATGACTTTCAAGTACGTCCTCGACTACCGCGATGGCGAAGTGTTCTGGTGCACCGCCGACGTCGGCTGGGTCACCGGCCATAGTTATATCGTCTACGGCCCGCTGGCCAACGGCGCGACCACGCTGATTTTCGAAGGCGTGCCGAGTTATCCGAGCACTTCGCGGTTCTGGCAGGTGATCGACAAACACAAGGTCAACATCTTCTACACCGCCCCCACCGCCCTGCGCGCGTTGATGCGTGAAGGCGCCGGCCCCTTGCAGGAAACGTCGCGCGAAAGCCTCAGATTGCTCGGCAGTGTCGGTGAGCCGATCAACCCGGAAGCGTGGGAATGGTATTTCAACGTCGTAGGTGAACAACGCTGCCCGATCGTCGATACGTGGTGGCAGACAGAAACCGGCGGCATCATGCTCAGCCCGCTGGTCAGCGCCCAGCGGATCAAACCGGGTTGCGCCACCCAGCCGATGTTCGGCGTACAACCGGTGCTGCTCGATGAGCACGGCAAGGAAATCAAGGGCGCCGGCAGTGGCGTGCTCGCCATCAAATCGAGCTGGCCGGCGCAAATCCGCAGCGTGTACGGCGATCCGCAGCGCATGGTCGACACCTACTTCAAGCCCTACCCCGGTTACTACTTCACCGGCGACGGCGCCCGCCGCGACGAGGACGGCGATTACTGGATCACCGGGCGCATTGATGACGTGATCAATGTCTCCGGCCATCGCATCGGCACCGCCGAGGTGGAAAGCGCGCTGGTGCTGCACGACAGCATCGCCGAGGCCGCCGTGGTCGGTTATCCCCACGACGTCAAAGGCCAGGGGATTTATGCGTTCGTCACACCGATGAACGGCACCGAGCCCAACGATGAACTGAAGAAAGAACTGCTGGCCCACGTCAGCAAGGAAATCGGCAGCTTCGCCAAACCGGACCTGATCCAGTGGGCCCCGGCCCTGCCGAAAACCCGCTCGGGCAAGATCATGCGGCGGATCCTGCGCAAGATCGCCTGCAACGAACTCGACAGCCTCGGCGACACCTCGACGCTGGCGGATCCGAGCGTGGTGCAGGGCTTGATCGACAAACGCCTGAACCAGTAA
- a CDS encoding class I SAM-dependent rRNA methyltransferase, with protein sequence MSSLNLALRAALDQRQDLLAELHRQGTDCYRLFHGSQEGAGGLTIDRYGPQLMVQSFHQTLAREDLLQLHAMVNQTLGLETLLVYNDRSRGNSRIDREDSVYRADDAALADLVGHEWGLNYRVRGRHAGQDPLLFLDLRNTRGWVKDHAKGKSVLNLFAYTCGVGLSAAAGGAREVCNLDFAEGNLAVGRENGQLNPQLPTMEFIQSDYFPAIRQLAGLPISQRRGQKLPSYQRLEQRQYDLVLLDPPAWAKSAFGTVDLLRDYQSLLKPALLTTAENGVLICCNNLAKVSMDDWREQVLRCAEKAGRPVREWSVMTPGADFPSQDQQPPLKTLILQL encoded by the coding sequence ATGTCTTCCTTGAACCTGGCGCTGCGCGCCGCCCTCGATCAACGCCAGGATCTGCTCGCCGAGCTGCACCGCCAGGGCACCGACTGCTATCGGCTGTTCCACGGCAGCCAGGAAGGCGCCGGCGGCCTGACCATCGATCGCTACGGCCCGCAACTGATGGTGCAAAGCTTCCACCAGACCCTGGCGCGCGAAGACCTGCTGCAACTGCACGCCATGGTCAACCAGACCTTGGGCCTTGAAACCCTGCTGGTCTACAACGACCGCTCCCGTGGCAACTCGCGAATTGACCGTGAAGACAGCGTCTACCGCGCCGACGACGCCGCGCTGGCCGATCTGGTCGGCCACGAATGGGGCCTGAATTATCGTGTGCGTGGACGTCATGCCGGGCAGGATCCGCTGCTGTTTCTCGACCTGCGCAACACCCGCGGCTGGGTCAAGGATCACGCCAAGGGCAAAAGCGTGCTCAATCTGTTCGCCTACACCTGCGGCGTCGGTCTGAGCGCAGCGGCCGGCGGTGCGCGCGAAGTGTGCAACCTGGATTTCGCCGAGGGCAATCTGGCAGTGGGGCGCGAGAACGGTCAGCTCAACCCGCAACTGCCGACCATGGAATTCATCCAGTCCGACTACTTCCCGGCGATCCGCCAACTGGCCGGCCTGCCGATCAGTCAGCGTCGCGGGCAGAAACTGCCGAGCTATCAGCGCCTCGAACAGCGCCAGTACGATCTGGTGCTGCTCGACCCGCCCGCGTGGGCCAAGAGCGCGTTCGGCACCGTCGACCTGCTGCGCGATTATCAGAGCCTGCTCAAGCCTGCCCTGCTGACTACCGCCGAAAATGGCGTGCTGATCTGCTGCAACAATCTGGCGAAAGTCAGCATGGATGACTGGCGCGAACAGGTGCTGCGCTGCGCCGAAAAAGCCGGGCGGCCGGTGCGTGAATGGAGCGTGATGACGCCAGGTGCCGACTTCCCTTCGCAGGATCAACAACCGCCGTTGAAGACACTGATTCTGCAGCTCTGA
- a CDS encoding DUF748 domain-containing protein, producing the protein MKPHMPKGLIRAIGALLTALALYSLLGFLILPGIALRVVNQQLANYATVPAHLQRIELNPFSLELTLWGLVIGEPGKEQVGFERLYANLQLDSLWTKALHLSDIELEKSKTEILFAKDGQLNLLGLFKLPASEPTPADPDAKPFPLRIDRIQLAGGNLHFVDARPSEPIEFVYDKLDFELKNLSTLPEDNADMTLVAIGPAGGQIDWKGNFSLVPIASEGTLKITDGKMKAFWPYVRDAVPLVLEEGVVSLSTDYKLNLSKETELLLSNVAVNIAPFAIKAPDGRPLAKLERLDVSETTVDLAKQQVVVGKIRSQKLETWAALEADGQLDWQKLFASQPSKPAAKAAAEPASTPAAADSPKPEPTAPSKPWQVLLKDVQLRDYKVHLADRSAKPEVNLDVTPLNVDLQNFDSLNGSPFNLKLDTGLGKQGKISADGVVNLAPVTAQLNVKTQDIDLRVAQSYINPFIRLELRSGMLGSDLKVNLKSTAPLALSVTGRAQVDQLHTLDTLKTRDFLKWQQVVVEGLNYQHGDSLSIDKVNLFQPYARFMINDDRTTNIDDLLIPQPADSGAKTAAAKPASNDKPLGIHIGGIAINDGSANFADFSLTPNFATAIQQLNGQIGTIDSRQAKPASVDVKGKVDRYAPVTIKGAVNPFDPMASLDIATSFKRVELTTLTPYSGKFAGYRIRKGRLNLDLHYLITKGQLKAENKVVVEQLQLGEKVDSPDAVSLPLKLAIALLKDVDGKISIELPVTGDLNNPQFSVMPIVWQTLRNLIVKAAAAPFKLIGGLVSGGGSEDLGTVSFAPGSSDLSKDAEAALVKLSQALKERPALRLEIEGTAAKSSDGPLLAEQRLEREYQYNYYKMLQRRGDKVPAQASLIQVPDNEKGPLLEGIYRTRLKTQPPAEWKDLGKEERTAKMRADVIKFWSSSDVLLRQLGQDRASSIKDYLVDKGQLADDRVYFIDANLGEAESDGRVVTQMHLDAE; encoded by the coding sequence ATGAAGCCGCACATGCCCAAAGGATTGATTCGCGCGATTGGCGCCCTGTTGACTGCCCTGGCCCTCTACAGCCTGCTGGGGTTCCTGATTTTGCCGGGCATTGCGCTCAGGGTGGTGAATCAGCAACTGGCCAACTACGCCACGGTGCCGGCGCATCTGCAGCGCATCGAACTCAACCCGTTCAGCCTTGAACTCACGCTGTGGGGCCTGGTGATCGGCGAGCCGGGCAAGGAACAGGTCGGCTTCGAACGTCTGTACGCCAACCTGCAACTCGACAGCCTGTGGACCAAAGCCCTGCATCTGTCCGACATCGAACTGGAAAAATCCAAAACCGAGATCCTGTTCGCCAAGGACGGCCAGCTCAATCTTCTCGGTCTGTTCAAGCTCCCGGCCAGCGAGCCTACCCCGGCCGACCCTGACGCCAAACCGTTTCCGCTGCGCATCGACCGTATCCAGCTGGCCGGCGGCAACCTGCACTTCGTGGATGCGCGCCCGAGCGAGCCTATCGAATTCGTTTACGACAAGCTCGATTTCGAGCTGAAAAACCTCAGCACCCTGCCCGAAGACAACGCCGACATGACCCTCGTCGCGATCGGCCCGGCCGGTGGGCAGATCGACTGGAAAGGCAATTTCAGCCTGGTTCCGATCGCTTCCGAAGGCACCCTCAAGATCACCGACGGCAAGATGAAAGCCTTTTGGCCTTATGTGCGCGACGCCGTGCCACTGGTGCTGGAAGAGGGTGTCGTCAGCCTGAGCACCGACTACAAGCTCAATCTGTCCAAGGAAACCGAACTGCTGCTGAGCAACGTCGCGGTCAACATCGCGCCGTTCGCCATCAAGGCGCCGGATGGACGCCCGCTGGCGAAACTCGAGCGTCTCGACGTCAGCGAAACCACCGTGGATCTGGCCAAACAGCAAGTGGTGGTCGGCAAGATCCGCAGCCAGAAACTGGAAACCTGGGCTGCGCTGGAAGCGGACGGACAACTGGACTGGCAGAAACTGTTCGCCAGCCAGCCATCGAAACCCGCCGCCAAAGCGGCTGCGGAACCTGCAAGCACACCGGCGGCCGCCGACTCGCCGAAACCCGAGCCGACCGCGCCGAGCAAGCCATGGCAAGTGCTGCTCAAGGACGTGCAACTGCGTGACTACAAAGTGCATCTGGCCGATCGCTCGGCAAAGCCGGAAGTCAATCTGGATGTCACCCCGCTGAACGTCGACCTGCAAAATTTCGACAGCCTCAACGGCTCGCCTTTCAACCTCAAACTCGACACCGGCCTGGGCAAGCAAGGCAAGATCAGCGCCGACGGCGTGGTCAATCTGGCCCCGGTCACCGCGCAGCTCAACGTGAAAACCCAGGACATCGACCTGCGGGTCGCGCAGTCCTACATCAACCCGTTCATTCGTCTCGAACTGCGCAGCGGCATGCTCGGCAGTGACCTGAAAGTGAACCTGAAAAGCACTGCCCCACTGGCCCTCAGCGTCACCGGTCGCGCTCAGGTCGATCAGTTGCACACCCTCGACACCCTGAAAACCCGCGACTTCCTCAAGTGGCAGCAAGTGGTGGTCGAAGGCCTGAACTATCAGCATGGCGACAGCCTGTCGATCGACAAGGTCAACCTGTTCCAGCCGTATGCGCGGTTCATGATCAACGATGACCGCACCACCAACATCGACGACCTGCTGATTCCGCAGCCGGCCGATTCCGGGGCGAAGACCGCCGCGGCGAAACCTGCGAGCAATGACAAACCGCTGGGCATTCACATCGGAGGCATCGCGATTAACGACGGCTCGGCCAACTTCGCCGACTTCAGCCTGACCCCGAACTTTGCCACTGCGATTCAACAGCTCAACGGCCAGATCGGCACCATCGACAGCCGTCAGGCGAAGCCCGCCAGTGTCGACGTCAAAGGCAAGGTCGACCGCTATGCGCCGGTGACCATCAAGGGCGCAGTCAATCCATTCGACCCGATGGCCAGCCTCGACATCGCCACCAGTTTCAAACGGGTCGAACTGACCACCCTGACGCCCTACTCCGGCAAGTTCGCCGGTTACCGGATCCGCAAGGGCCGGCTCAACCTCGACCTGCATTACCTGATCACCAAAGGCCAGCTCAAGGCCGAGAACAAGGTAGTGGTCGAGCAGCTGCAACTGGGTGAGAAAGTCGACAGCCCGGATGCCGTGAGCCTGCCGCTGAAACTGGCAATCGCCCTGCTCAAGGACGTCGACGGCAAGATCTCCATCGAGCTGCCGGTCACCGGCGACCTGAACAACCCGCAATTCAGCGTGATGCCGATTGTCTGGCAGACCCTGCGCAACCTGATCGTCAAGGCCGCCGCCGCACCGTTCAAGCTGATCGGTGGGCTGGTCAGCGGTGGTGGTTCCGAAGACCTCGGCACCGTGTCCTTCGCACCGGGTTCCAGTGACCTGAGCAAAGACGCCGAAGCGGCGCTGGTGAAACTGTCGCAAGCGCTGAAGGAGCGTCCGGCGCTGCGCCTGGAAATCGAAGGCACCGCGGCAAAAAGCAGTGACGGTCCGTTGCTTGCAGAACAGCGCCTGGAACGTGAATACCAGTACAACTACTACAAGATGCTCCAGCGCCGGGGCGACAAGGTGCCGGCACAGGCGTCGCTGATCCAGGTACCGGACAACGAAAAAGGTCCGCTGCTCGAGGGCATCTATCGCACCCGTCTGAAAACCCAGCCACCGGCCGAATGGAAGGATCTGGGCAAGGAAGAACGCACCGCGAAAATGCGCGCCGACGTGATCAAGTTCTGGAGCTCCAGCGATGTGCTGCTGCGCCAGCTCGGTCAGGACCGGGCCAGCAGCATCAAGGACTATCTGGTGGACAAGGGCCAACTGGCCGACGATCGTGTGTACTTCATCGACGCCAATCTCGGCGAAGCGGAGAGCGACGGCCGAGTGGTGACACAAATGCATCTGGACGCCGAGTGA
- a CDS encoding DUF2845 domain-containing protein: MSRKWLTALGLALIVSQAAASDTLRCGSQLVSLGDRASEVLQKCGEPVSRDLLGYKRSANRREEFQVEEWTYGPSNGMYQYLRFEGNRLKQINSKRGN, from the coding sequence ATAAGCCGCAAATGGTTGACTGCGCTGGGGCTGGCGTTGATCGTCAGCCAGGCGGCAGCGTCCGATACCCTGCGCTGCGGCAGCCAGTTGGTGAGCCTTGGTGACCGTGCCAGCGAGGTGCTGCAAAAATGCGGTGAGCCGGTCAGTCGTGATCTGCTCGGTTACAAGCGCAGTGCCAACCGTCGTGAAGAATTTCAGGTCGAGGAATGGACCTACGGCCCGAGCAACGGCATGTACCAATACCTGCGCTTCGAAGGCAATCGCCTGAAACAGATCAACAGCAAGCGCGGCAACTGA
- a CDS encoding BON domain-containing protein, whose product MKKFAITAAAATALTLTMATGAFAQSTQATQAPMTLAAGEVTKAKEATSDTWITTKVKADLVTEKGIPGTDIKVETNKGVVSLSSTVAVTDSQKEMAVAIAKKIKGVKAVSADGLKAE is encoded by the coding sequence ATGAAGAAGTTCGCTATCACTGCCGCTGCTGCTACCGCGCTGACCCTGACCATGGCCACCGGCGCATTCGCCCAATCGACTCAGGCCACCCAGGCGCCAATGACCCTGGCTGCCGGTGAAGTCACCAAAGCGAAAGAAGCTACTTCCGATACCTGGATCACGACCAAAGTAAAAGCGGATCTGGTAACCGAAAAAGGTATTCCAGGCACTGACATCAAAGTTGAAACCAACAAAGGTGTCGTGTCGCTGTCCTCCACGGTTGCCGTGACCGACTCGCAAAAAGAAATGGCGGTTGCCATCGCCAAGAAAATCAAAGGCGTGAAAGCGGTCTCCGCTGACGGCCTGAAAGCCGAGTAA
- a CDS encoding pilin, with the protein MKKQQGFTLIELLIVVAIIGILATVALPQYSKYQARSKVTAGLAEISAMKIPYEDVINAGTAPTTANTGPGGAAATSNCTLAVTGTASTGAGTIVCTLVNAPAPVLSKTITLTRDATNGWSCTSTAAQEYLPKQCTGA; encoded by the coding sequence ATGAAGAAACAACAAGGTTTCACTCTGATCGAGCTGCTGATCGTCGTGGCGATCATCGGTATCCTCGCGACTGTGGCGCTGCCGCAGTATTCCAAATATCAGGCGCGGTCGAAGGTGACGGCGGGGCTGGCCGAGATTTCGGCGATGAAAATCCCGTATGAGGATGTCATCAATGCCGGTACTGCACCCACTACTGCCAACACCGGACCTGGCGGTGCTGCCGCTACCAGTAACTGCACGCTGGCCGTTACTGGCACTGCATCCACTGGTGCCGGGACAATTGTGTGCACATTAGTCAACGCGCCGGCACCGGTGCTGAGCAAAACCATTACCTTGACCCGTGACGCGACCAATGGCTGGAGCTGCACCAGTACCGCCGCGCAGGAGTATCTGCCCAAGCAATGCACTGGTGCTTGA
- the pilB gene encoding type IV-A pilus assembly ATPase PilB translates to MNDIALSGLAKQLVQAELLTEKSAQQAWQQAQRNRLSLVSYLVQNKLVKSWQVAEIASEHFGMAFLDLNCLDKETQPKGLVSEKLVRQHHALPLWRRGNKLFVGISDPSNHQAINDIQFSTGLSTEAILVEDDKLTDAIEKFFDTHATGLEEMADVDLDGLDIESVDDSKQDTLGGFDADDAPVVRFVHKMLLDAIKSGSSDLHFEPYEKNYRVRVRTDGILREVAKPPTQLAGRIAARLKVMASLDISERRKPQDGRIKMRLSKSKSIDFRVNTLPTLWGEKVVIRILDPSSAQIGIDALGYEPEQKDLYMAALKQPQGMILVTGPTGSGKTVSLYTGLNILNTVDINISTAEDPVEINMEGINQVNVNPRQGMDFAQALRSFLRQDPDVIMVGEIRDLETAEIAIKAAQTGHLVLSTLHTNSAAETLTRLHNMGIPGFNIATSVSLIIAQRLARKLCSHCKKPIEIPRETLIKEGFPEERIGHFTIYEPAGCDHCNGGYKGRVGIYEVVKNTPELQRLIMAEGNSLEIDIQMRRDGFNDLRTSGLIKAMQGITSLEEINRVTKD, encoded by the coding sequence ATGAATGACATCGCTCTGAGCGGTCTGGCCAAACAACTGGTCCAGGCCGAATTGCTCACGGAAAAGAGTGCCCAGCAAGCCTGGCAACAGGCGCAGCGCAATCGCCTGTCGCTGGTCAGTTACCTGGTGCAGAACAAACTGGTGAAGAGCTGGCAGGTCGCCGAGATTGCCTCGGAGCATTTCGGCATGGCATTTCTGGACCTCAACTGCCTCGACAAGGAAACCCAGCCCAAGGGCCTGGTCAGTGAAAAACTGGTGCGCCAGCACCACGCCCTGCCCCTCTGGCGGCGCGGCAACAAACTGTTCGTGGGGATTTCCGACCCGAGCAATCATCAGGCGATCAATGACATTCAGTTCAGCACCGGGCTGAGCACCGAAGCCATTCTGGTCGAGGACGACAAGCTCACCGACGCCATCGAAAAGTTCTTCGACACCCACGCCACCGGCCTGGAGGAGATGGCCGATGTCGATCTCGACGGACTGGACATCGAGTCGGTCGATGACAGCAAACAAGACACTCTCGGCGGGTTCGATGCGGACGATGCCCCGGTGGTGCGCTTCGTCCACAAGATGCTGCTGGACGCGATCAAGAGCGGCTCGTCCGACCTGCACTTCGAGCCTTACGAAAAGAACTACCGGGTGCGGGTGCGCACCGACGGCATTCTGCGTGAGGTGGCCAAGCCGCCGACTCAGCTCGCCGGGCGCATCGCCGCACGCCTGAAGGTGATGGCCAGTCTCGACATTTCGGAGCGACGCAAACCCCAGGACGGGCGGATCAAGATGCGTCTGTCGAAGAGCAAGTCGATCGATTTCCGGGTCAACACTCTGCCCACCCTCTGGGGCGAGAAAGTGGTGATACGGATCCTCGACCCCTCCAGCGCCCAGATCGGCATCGATGCCCTCGGTTATGAGCCGGAGCAGAAAGACCTGTACATGGCCGCCCTCAAGCAACCACAAGGCATGATTCTGGTGACCGGCCCTACCGGCTCGGGCAAGACCGTGTCGCTATACACCGGGCTGAACATCCTCAATACCGTCGACATCAACATCTCCACCGCCGAAGACCCGGTGGAGATCAACATGGAAGGCATCAACCAGGTCAACGTCAATCCCCGCCAGGGGATGGACTTTGCCCAGGCACTGCGTTCGTTCCTGCGTCAGGATCCGGACGTGATCATGGTCGGCGAGATCCGCGACCTCGAAACCGCCGAAATCGCGATCAAGGCGGCCCAGACCGGGCACCTCGTGCTGTCCACCCTGCACACCAACAGCGCGGCGGAAACGCTGACCCGCCTGCACAACATGGGCATTCCCGGCTTCAACATCGCGACCTCGGTGAGTCTGATCATTGCCCAGCGTCTGGCGCGAAAACTCTGCAGCCACTGCAAGAAGCCCATCGAGATCCCCCGCGAGACCCTGATCAAGGAAGGTTTCCCCGAGGAACGCATCGGCCATTTCACGATCTATGAGCCCGCCGGTTGCGATCACTGCAACGGCGGGTACAAGGGTCGCGTGGGGATTTATGAAGTGGTGAAGAACACCCCAGAGCTGCAACGGCTGATCATGGCCGAGGGCAACTCTTTGGAAATCGATATCCAGATGCGCCGGGACGGCTTCAACGACCTGCGCACCTCGGGCCTGATCAAGGCCATGCAAGGCATCACCAGCCTTGAAGAAATCAACCGGGTCACCAAGGACTGA
- a CDS encoding type II secretion system F family protein encodes MAVKAAKISVYAWEGTDRKGSKVTGELSGQNPALIKAQLRKQGINPGKVRKKSASLLSFGKRIKAQDIALFTRQMATMMKAGVPLLQSFDIIGEGFENPAMRKLVDEVKQEVAAGNSFAAALRKKPQYFDELYCNLVDAGEQSGALDTLLERVATYKEKSESLKAKIKKAMTYPSAVVLVAAVVTGILLVKVVPQFQSVFSGFGAELPAFTLMVISLSEFMQQWWWAILGALVAGFFGTRHALKKSQALRDRRDAWFLKLPLVGTLMYKSAVARFARTLSTTFAAGVPLVEALDSVAGATGNVVFKRAVLRIRQDVSTGMQLNFSMRATGIFPNMAVQMTAIGEESGALDEMLDKVAGFYEDEVDNMVDNLTSLMEPFIMVVLGVIVGGLVVAMYLPIFQLGSAI; translated from the coding sequence ATGGCGGTCAAGGCAGCGAAAATCAGCGTCTACGCCTGGGAAGGCACGGACCGCAAAGGCAGCAAGGTGACCGGCGAGTTGAGCGGCCAGAACCCCGCACTGATCAAGGCCCAATTGCGCAAGCAGGGCATCAACCCCGGCAAGGTGCGCAAGAAATCCGCCTCGTTGCTGAGCTTCGGCAAGCGCATCAAGGCCCAGGACATTGCCCTGTTCACCCGGCAGATGGCGACCATGATGAAGGCTGGCGTGCCGCTGTTGCAGTCGTTCGACATCATTGGCGAAGGCTTCGAAAATCCGGCCATGCGCAAGCTGGTGGACGAGGTGAAGCAGGAGGTCGCCGCCGGCAACAGCTTCGCCGCCGCGCTGCGCAAGAAGCCGCAATATTTCGACGAGTTGTACTGCAACCTGGTGGATGCCGGCGAGCAGTCCGGCGCCCTCGACACCCTGCTGGAACGGGTCGCGACCTACAAGGAGAAGAGCGAAAGCCTCAAGGCCAAGATCAAGAAAGCCATGACCTACCCGTCGGCCGTGGTGCTGGTGGCGGCGGTGGTTACCGGGATTCTGCTGGTCAAGGTGGTGCCGCAGTTCCAGTCGGTGTTCTCCGGATTCGGTGCCGAATTGCCGGCCTTCACGTTGATGGTGATCAGCCTGTCCGAGTTCATGCAGCAATGGTGGTGGGCGATTCTCGGTGCGCTGGTGGCCGGATTTTTCGGCACCCGCCATGCCTTGAAAAAATCCCAGGCCCTGCGTGACCGGCGCGACGCCTGGTTTCTCAAGCTGCCGCTGGTGGGCACGCTGATGTACAAGTCCGCCGTGGCGCGGTTTGCCCGGACCCTGTCGACCACCTTCGCGGCCGGTGTGCCGCTGGTGGAGGCGCTGGATTCGGTAGCCGGGGCCACCGGCAACGTGGTGTTCAAGCGCGCCGTGCTGCGCATCCGCCAGGACGTTTCCACCGGCATGCAGCTGAATTTTTCGATGCGCGCCACCGGCATCTTTCCGAACATGGCGGTGCAGATGACCGCCATCGGCGAAGAATCCGGCGCACTGGACGAGATGCTCGACAAGGTCGCGGGGTTCTATGAGGACGAAGTGGACAATATGGTCGACAACCTCACCAGCCTGATGGAGCCGTTCATCATGGTGGTGCTCGGGGTGATCGTCGGCGGTCTCGTGGTGGCCATGTACCTGCCGATCTTCCAACTCGGCTCAGCGATCTGA
- a CDS encoding prepilin peptidase: MPTDELFSLYPLAFVFTALLLGLMVGSFLNVLIWRLPKMLEREWRQQAHDVLGLPGEAPLPTYNLMLPHSQCPHCGHRIRAWENIPVLSYVFLRGRCSSCSTPISKRYPLTELACGLLSAFIAWHLGFGWPACLLIVLTWGLLAMSLIDTEHQLLPDVLVLPLLWLGLIVNSFELFVPLHDALWGAVLGYMALWSVFWLFKLITGKDGIGHGDFKLLALLGAWGGWQILPLTILLSSLVGAVLGVILLKLRDQKTSTPIPFGPYLAIAGWIALLWGGQITGFYWQFVGLK; encoded by the coding sequence ATGCCTACCGACGAACTCTTCAGTCTCTATCCGCTGGCCTTCGTCTTCACTGCCCTGCTGTTGGGGCTGATGGTCGGCAGTTTCCTCAACGTGTTGATCTGGCGCCTGCCGAAAATGCTCGAGCGCGAATGGCGCCAACAGGCTCACGATGTGTTGGGGCTGCCCGGTGAAGCGCCGTTGCCCACTTACAACCTGATGCTGCCGCACTCGCAATGCCCGCACTGTGGCCACCGGATCCGCGCGTGGGAAAACATTCCCGTGTTGAGTTACGTGTTCCTGCGCGGACGCTGCTCAAGTTGCAGCACACCGATCAGCAAGCGTTACCCGCTGACCGAACTGGCCTGCGGCCTGCTTTCGGCGTTCATCGCCTGGCACCTGGGTTTCGGCTGGCCGGCGTGCCTGCTGATCGTGCTGACCTGGGGCCTGTTGGCCATGAGCCTGATCGACACCGAACATCAGTTGCTGCCCGATGTGCTGGTGCTGCCGCTGCTGTGGCTGGGGCTGATCGTCAACAGCTTCGAGCTGTTCGTGCCGCTGCACGATGCCCTGTGGGGCGCGGTGCTGGGCTACATGGCGCTGTGGTCGGTGTTCTGGCTGTTCAAGCTGATCACCGGCAAGGACGGCATCGGTCACGGCGATTTCAAGCTGCTGGCGCTGCTCGGGGCCTGGGGCGGCTGGCAGATTCTGCCGCTGACCATCCTGTTGTCTTCACTGGTGGGCGCGGTGCTCGGGGTGATTTTACTCAAGCTGCGCGACCAGAAAACCTCGACGCCGATCCCCTTCGGCCCGTATCTGGCAATTGCCGGCTGGATTGCCTTGCTCTGGGGTGGTCAAATAACCGGCTTCTATTGGCAGTTTGTCGGTTTGAAATGA